A genomic window from Megalobrama amblycephala isolate DHTTF-2021 linkage group LG2, ASM1881202v1, whole genome shotgun sequence includes:
- the LOC125263753 gene encoding beta-1,3-galactosyltransferase 2-like: MAVKNFCHSLAQDRSPQTIKSTFILLLFLTFLVSAIAFACDFSLDTLFPQTWFTKIMNQTHYKVTDGIWADHNQKDTLVPLPGQQIQNRGTAIYYHIAHPSNYNFILDEPDKCEQSPFLVLMVPVAPNQLAARNAIRSTWGNESTVQGKAVITLFIVGLTGGSDSEKAQQQLEEESRQHRDLLQSNFVDSYFNLTIKTMVIMDWLATRCPQATFSMKVDSDMFLNLENLMTLLLSPDTPRQNYITGMVMWNRPVVRNQNSKWYVSEELYPEPKYPTYLLGMGYVFSNDLPEKIVEASKVVKAFNIEDAYVGACLKQLGVAPSSPPNPSQFRAYLGQYIREDFFKVITTILGSPQQLIDIWKDIKRPT, from the exons ATGGCTGTTAAAAACTTTTGTCACAG TTTGGCTCAGGATAGAAGTCCACAAACaattaaaagtacatttattCTGCTGCTTTTCTTGACATTCTTAGTGTCTGCCATTGCTTTCGCCTGTGATTTCTCTTTGGACACACTTTTCCCACAAACATGGTTTACTAAAATCATGAATCAGACTCATTATAAGGTAACTGATGGCATTTGGGCCGATCATAATCAAAAAGATACATTAGTACCTTTACCAGGTCAACAAATCCAAAACAGAGGTACAGCAATTTATTATCACATAGCTCATCCAAGCAACTATAATTTCATCCTGGATGAACCTGATAAATGTGAGCAGAGTCCGTTCCTGGTCTTGATGGTCCCTGTGGCGCCCAATCAGTTAGCAGCTCGTAACGCCATCCGGAGCACGTGGGGGAATGAGAGCACAGTCCAGGGAAAAGCAGTGATTACTCTGTTCATAGTGGGTTTGACTGGAGGATCCGACTCTGAAAAAGCTCAACAGCAGCTGGAGGAAGAGAGCCGACAACACAGAGACTTACTGCAGAGCAACTTTGTGGACTCGTACTTCAACCTGACCATAAAGACGATGGTGATCATGGACTGGCTGGCCACTCGTTGCCCTCAAGCGACTTTCAGTATGAAGGTTGATTCTGACATGTTCTTAAACCTGGAAAACTTGATGACCCTCCTATTGTCACCCGACACACCCAGACAGAACTACATCACTGGAATGGTGATGTGGAACCGGCCTGTCGTCAGAAACCAAAACTCAAAATGGTACGTGTCAGAGGAACTGTACCCCGAACCGAAATACCCCACGTACCTGCTGGGAATGGGATATGTTTTCTCCAACGACCTGCCAGAAAAAATAGTTGAGGCTTCCAAGGTCGTAAAGGCCTTTAACATAGAAGACGCATATGTGGGTGCTTGTCTGAAACAGTTGGGCGTTGCACCCTCATCCCCCCCAAACCCTTCACAGTTTAGAGCCTATCTGGGACAATATATACGAGAGGATTTTTTCAAGGTCATTACGACAATCCTGGGATCCCCACAGCAGCTAATAGACATCTGGAAGGACATAAAGAGGCCCACATAA